GGATGTATAACGCCGAGGAAGTCGGCATTTCACTGAAGGGTCACTCGGAGCAGAAAGGCCACCTTCAGCTTCCACGGGAGAGTAGCGGAGAAACAGCATCATGTGCAACACAGCCCAGCCTGGGGGTCACAAGGCCTCGTCCAAATAATTTCCCccatgaaattttttttttaaaccaagcgCAGCACTCGCTTCTTTTAAGCAGTATTTCCCTCAGAAGGTCTTTCACTGAACCCGTGTGAAAGAACGCGGCGTTAGACCATTCCTGTGCGAGTAATGCCCACGTAGAACGTTTTTCAAAACCGTGCCTGGCTGCTTTGGATTTCTTCACACCTTTGCTACATCTTGTTGGTTGTCTGTTACTGAGTCTGACTCTGATCTGCTCTTGCTGGATTACTGGCAGGGGGCAGGGAGAAGCGCAGCGTGCCAAATTGGGCCTTGACATCCTCGGACTTCTTCGGCTGGATGGAGTACCTGCGCGCCCACGCCGCCTATGACAAAATGGAAGACCTGGCCAGGACATTCTGGGCTCATTTTCCATCTGCCAGCGATTTGGGCTATGAGACCTCAGAGCTGGAGTAGTGACGGTTTGAGGCCCCCGCGTTCCGAAATCTCGGCCTTCGTAGCTGTACCAGGTCTGTTGCCAATCCCCGCATCTTTTCCACACGGCACAGGGAGGTCGGACATCCCTTCGCTATAGCCTTGGGGGACATCTCCCAACGGAGAGCTATACAATTCACTTGAGGCAACCTACGCAGGCCCACATGTCCCCTTGTTAATGCTCAATAAAGCTCTTCAAACCTGGATGGTTCCAGAATGCTTTTTTGAAATATCATGTGCTATGGGGGGAGCTACAGTCtcaattttctctatttcccCACAATCTAGTAGGTGGGTCTTTACCGTTCATATTTTACTTCATTTGTTTATctgatgtttctctccaaagcaacagtgCTCAACAACTTCCAGGGGTTCACCCACTTGTATATCAGGGAGTATACCTTACACAGGTGATACAGCTGCCTCTGTGGTTCACAGGTTAAAGGCTTGAATACCATCAGTGGTACCAACTGTTTTAAGCAAAGCAATCAGTTTTAAGGTAAAGTCCAGGACATCCAGAAGTTGAGGAGTAAGAAGCAATAGGCAGGTAAGCAAAGCAATCAGTTTTAAGGTAAAGTCCAGGACATCCAGAAGTTGAGGAGTAAGAAGCAATAGGCAGGAAAGAGTGAATCCCAGAAACTACACAAGGAAACCTGATGCTAAACTTCACTACATTACAACATTGTGTCATCTTGAAaagttttaattgcatttaaaatatcaTGACACAAAAATAATCTACTGCACTAACTTAAAAAGAAATTGCACAAATAGTTTATTAATaggagaaaaatgaatataCCGTTTCCCACAGCAAACCCCAAATCCATAATTTTCCGTAAACATGTTCCAGAAGCAAGTTTTGCCGAACGGCTCAATTTAGAGTTCCTCTTTTTAAGGTCTTTGTagaagtggtgtgtgtgtctggtgcaCGTGTAAAAGAACAGGGATCCAACGTGCTGCGGCGAGCAGCCATTCCCgagttaatgaaaaacaaaccaaaatagTATGCGTATAAAACGGGGGATCTCCCTACGAGGCAAAAAGCAGAACTGATTTGGTTTTGTTTCTATGCTGAAGAAATGAGCCACAATCCTGTTGTTTAATCTGAATTAAGTAGCTTCGCAAACAAGCATCAAGCCTCTGCTGTTAACTTTAGGGTTAGAGCTTTCGTGGAGACGACGTGGGATCTGGCTTATCATTAAggtattgaaaaaaaaacaacctgatAGCAAAAGAcacaacataaataaaagcagattGACACTAATAATATGTTAACTTgtagcagatattttttttagttAGTAACTGTGAAGGTGACTTTCTGGCAGATGGCAAACTGGCAAATCTAAcattatattatgtataattatactCGTATATTGTTACAAGTCTATATTCATGCTGCCAAGGGTGTAACTTGTAtcttaaacacttttttttatggCTAGGGCCACAATTGCTGTAGGCtaccttccttccttcctccaggAGATAAGTGGCAGTTTATAGAGTCGAGATCTTTTGGTTCTCGGCAGCTGTCCAGCACCGGGCAGGTCAAACGGTGCGGCTCTTGCTGAGCATGAGCAGAAGGTGCTAGAAGGCACCGATTCCATCCCCCTCCGTGATTCCttgaggaaggaaggaagctACATTTTTTGATTCCTGAACAACTGTTggtcacagtgagctgtgacTTGACTCAGGGTTTAAGCTGTAAGAATTAATGCGTGTTAAGGGCTTTTATCTCTTAAGAATATGCAGTCCAGAGTGCACACAATATGCAAACAAAATCACAGATATACTGTAACACTGCCACAAACAACGATTTTAATAAGATGAAGTCGTTGGATTCTGCAGAGATTACGTAATTACTGCCAAACTCCTTGAATTAAATCCAACTTCGGTTTTCTATGCACTTTTTGGGATAGTGTTTCTGTACAATAACTACCAATACGTATCCGAGAAGTCGGTCCACGAAAGGCAGAATCTCTCAAAGTTGTTCAACGATCCGAGTTTAGGCAGAACGGCTGaggaacaaacaaaagcagtgaaatgttgggtaaaaataaatcagtcaacCCTCCCTaagtaactttttaaaatgatatatacTGTTTATATGAACTTGAGTACATTCATAGGCACGTGACTGAAACGGGACGTTCCCAGCACTGTTCGCTCCACGATCCTCGCGGGAAAAGCTCAGGTAGGTTACAGTGGGACGGGTCTCTGTCTCTAGGCGGTGACGACACAAACGGTACAGTGAATCTTCTGCTTAATTTCCAATCATCACTTCCCCTTGTTGGGTGTCAACCAGGAAGACCCCTCCTTGCATTCCCCAGATGCCTCTGTAGCCCTGTCCCCCGCTTACGTCCTGCTCCGCACAGGTGCGTGCCCTTCACGTAACCCCCAAAGTGGAGCCGAAGTGCGCTTTGCACAAGTCCGCCGCAGGAGGCTGGCAGCCACCACGACGTACAACGTTAAGAAGCTACATCGGTATTTAAGTGGCCGTCGCCATGCAGGATTGCCGAGGTGTCAGGAGACCGTTGGAAGTTAAGGTCAGACGATATAAAttaaaatcagcaaaaaaaaaaaaaaaatctgaagcaaTTTAAAGCGCTATGAAACGCACCGTTGTTTACACTtgattgtatgttgctttgggagACATAAAATGGTACAAATACAGCGAGAACAAATGCGTAGCCCTTCGAACTCTTAGCAATTTGTTGCcgaaactgaaataatttaaaggTGACAGAAAAAAAGGCACGGATTCAGAAATTAGTCTGATGGGGTGGGGACGGTTCAAAGTTTACGGACATGTACTTCAGTAGCCAAAAAGTGTTGAGATGGACCCTCGGGATTAGGGTTACGGCTTTTGCCACCGATGTTTCACACCCCACTGCAGGAAGGGCCACCTGAACCACTTTGGCTCCAGCATGACGACGTCGCCGTTTCTATTTTTGAGGTCCCTCGCaaatttttgcaatattttaagTTGATAAAGGCAGAGTGGAAAAAGGAGCAAAGACAAAGGCCGTTACGCACTGAGGAACGTCTGTGTTCTCCGAAATTGTTGTGCTCTAATcggtgctaaaaaaaaaaacatgccttgCAAAGTCACTTTGACAAAATAACCCCGGGCTAAAAATGCAATGGTGAATTTATTTAGAATATTCCGACAGTACAGACACATTTTAGTTTGACTGCTGCATCAGTTGCCATGGATCTGTCGCCTTTAGAAGAAATCAAcatgaacaaaataataattaggaaaaagagaataTTCAACTGTAATGTTCTTTTCACTCTGGTTCTGTTATTCTGTAGTATGAAAATTAGTGCTTCAtcaaccgtacttcaaattgcATCTTTGGGCATTTAGTGTTTATATTGCAAAACTGGCCTacacaaaaacattattttca
This genomic window from Scleropages formosus chromosome 1, fSclFor1.1, whole genome shotgun sequence contains:
- the otos2 gene encoding otospiralin-like; the protein is MDRLCTTLLVCTLLLGLLSLAGGREKRSVPNWALTSSDFFGWMEYLRAHAAYDKMEDLARTFWAHFPSASDLGYETSELE